A portion of the Pseudarthrobacter defluvii genome contains these proteins:
- a CDS encoding TetR/AcrR family transcriptional regulator codes for MPRISAASNAEQRAETQRRILTAFGELLFTHGLPGLTMTDVARHAGIGRTAVYNYFADIEELLISYALDETEKFLSDLRDALERLENPVDRLALYVRAQVVDLSRRHLPPGPAMGAVLSPSSFAKLSDHVGELSVLLQGILRDGMEQGYLPVADVGQQSQLILGTLSSSAARGSDEPAELEARVARTVRFIQLGAGARFDAGGRPIRVAQLPAVAS; via the coding sequence ATGCCCAGGATTTCAGCGGCCAGCAATGCCGAACAACGCGCGGAGACCCAGCGCCGCATCCTCACCGCTTTCGGCGAGCTCCTGTTCACCCACGGCCTTCCAGGGCTGACCATGACCGACGTGGCCCGCCACGCAGGCATTGGCAGGACTGCAGTCTATAACTACTTCGCCGATATCGAAGAGCTCCTGATCTCCTACGCCCTCGATGAAACCGAAAAGTTTCTTTCCGACCTGCGCGACGCACTGGAGCGCCTGGAGAACCCGGTGGACCGGCTGGCCCTGTACGTCCGCGCCCAGGTGGTTGACCTCAGCCGCCGCCACCTCCCGCCTGGGCCTGCCATGGGGGCCGTGCTGTCGCCGTCGTCCTTTGCCAAACTCTCGGACCACGTGGGTGAGCTCAGCGTCCTGCTCCAGGGCATCCTGCGGGATGGCATGGAACAGGGCTACCTGCCCGTAGCCGACGTGGGCCAGCAGTCGCAACTGATTCTGGGCACCCTGTCCTCCAGCGCGGCGAGGGGCAGCGACGAGCCTGCCGAGCTGGAGGCCCGCGTGGCCCGGACCGTGCGGTTCATCCAGTTGGGCGCAGGTGCAAGGTTCGACGCCGGGGGGCGGCCCATCAGGGTGGCGCAGCTTCCGGCGGTGGCCAGCTGA
- a CDS encoding type II toxin-antitoxin system VapB family antitoxin, with protein sequence MIFKAVGEGRPYPDHGFNTPKQWASLPPRPVRLDELVTTKRTLDLEALLAEDSTFFGDLFPHVVQYRGTLYLEDGLHRAVRTALHQRTAIHARVLVLDG encoded by the coding sequence GTGATATTCAAAGCTGTGGGCGAGGGCCGCCCTTACCCCGACCATGGTTTCAACACCCCAAAACAGTGGGCCTCCCTGCCGCCGCGGCCCGTCCGGCTGGACGAACTGGTGACCACCAAGCGCACCCTGGACCTGGAGGCGCTGCTGGCGGAGGATTCCACCTTCTTTGGCGACCTTTTCCCGCACGTGGTGCAGTACCGGGGAACCCTGTATCTGGAGGACGGGCTGCACCGCGCGGTCCGCACCGCACTGCACCAGCGCACCGCAATCCACGCCCGGGTCCTGGTACTCGATGGCTAG
- a CDS encoding LytR C-terminal domain-containing protein — protein sequence MARKRPADPSVLHGHHVVSGPELRAAMEAAKDADETARVRRRVLHGVVLVLLIGLIAAGIIVAMAIINGRLKIPAAEPAPTPVSSCPASSFDYTPNDKVNLNVLNSTSRSGLARSVADEFLARKFVVGNVSNINAGYRGVAAVVSGAAGQAAAFTVQRNLQGSDYFQDGRNDASVDVILAQDYKGLVPPELVDQTPGQLSCPRESRRIADPDKLPVTPAA from the coding sequence ATGGCTAGGAAGCGGCCGGCGGACCCCAGCGTCCTTCACGGCCACCATGTTGTTTCCGGCCCGGAGCTGCGCGCCGCCATGGAAGCGGCCAAGGACGCCGATGAGACCGCCCGGGTCCGCCGCCGCGTACTGCACGGGGTGGTGCTGGTCCTGCTGATCGGCCTGATCGCCGCCGGCATCATCGTTGCCATGGCCATCATCAACGGGCGGCTGAAAATCCCTGCCGCCGAACCGGCCCCGACTCCGGTGTCATCCTGCCCGGCCTCGAGCTTCGACTACACACCCAACGACAAGGTCAACCTCAACGTCCTAAACTCCACCAGCCGGTCCGGGCTGGCCCGCTCGGTGGCGGACGAGTTCCTGGCACGGAAGTTCGTGGTGGGGAACGTGTCTAACATCAACGCCGGCTATCGGGGCGTGGCTGCGGTGGTGTCAGGTGCGGCCGGACAAGCGGCGGCCTTCACGGTGCAGCGCAATCTCCAGGGTTCCGACTACTTCCAGGACGGCAGGAACGACGCCAGCGTTGATGTGATCCTGGCGCAGGACTACAAGGGCCTCGTCCCGCCGGAACTTGTTGACCAGACTCCGGGCCAGCTCAGCTGCCCCCGGGAAAGCCGGCGCATAGCAGACCCTGACAAGCTGCCCGTTACGCCTGCCGCCTGA
- a CDS encoding stealth family protein, with amino-acid sequence MPTSSSTETTITEAPVQDEVYYGGQASVEEQFHAEITSAAAEQRLSHRPDVIRHKGRYSLINDTRTPYQAMVEDLLFLRNVLANAGLSYLLVRGNNDRPVLALDWKDRKKLRAALVEACRDEPFYSMTVDAKKKTSVLVADGELSPNRQGRIFRLYRPRVEPVGGFEFGASAGVQIELWAFEGEQLTLPIENSLTRRTLLRQDAVRGTVERYGHTWPTIENMFADHASDISFDVDIVFSWVDGSSPEYIAARRAQQKGHVLGEGDDHEARFRQINELKYALRSVYMFAPWIRRIFIATDSPAPAWLADHPSVTIVRSEEFFSDPSVLPTHNSQAVECQLHNIEGLSEHFLYSNDDMFFGRPVGPDMFFTPGGITKFIEAETRIGLGENDAERSGFENAARVNRKLLWNRFGRITTRHLEHTAAPLRRSVVSQMEQEFPEEFRKTAASRFRAADNISVTNSFYHYYALLTGLAVTQTAAKVRYVDTTMRSGLKYLPKLLGKRNMDFFCLNDGSFPEVSADERAELVTDFLERYFPIKAPWEK; translated from the coding sequence ATGCCCACTTCCAGCAGCACGGAGACAACCATTACAGAAGCACCGGTCCAGGACGAGGTCTACTACGGCGGCCAGGCGTCCGTGGAGGAACAATTTCATGCCGAGATCACGTCGGCGGCGGCGGAGCAGCGGCTCAGCCACCGGCCGGACGTCATCAGGCACAAGGGCCGCTATTCCCTGATCAACGACACCAGGACCCCATACCAGGCCATGGTGGAAGACCTGCTGTTCCTGCGCAACGTCCTGGCCAACGCCGGCCTCTCCTACCTCCTGGTCCGCGGGAACAACGACCGGCCCGTGCTGGCTCTGGACTGGAAGGACCGGAAGAAGCTTCGCGCTGCCCTGGTGGAGGCCTGCCGGGACGAGCCCTTCTACTCCATGACCGTGGATGCCAAGAAAAAGACATCCGTCCTGGTGGCCGACGGCGAACTGTCCCCCAACCGGCAGGGCCGCATCTTCCGCCTCTACCGTCCGCGGGTTGAGCCGGTGGGCGGCTTCGAGTTCGGCGCCTCCGCCGGCGTCCAGATCGAACTGTGGGCCTTCGAGGGCGAACAACTCACCCTTCCCATCGAAAACTCCCTGACCCGCAGGACCCTGCTGCGCCAGGACGCGGTCCGCGGCACGGTGGAGCGCTACGGCCACACCTGGCCCACCATCGAGAACATGTTCGCCGACCATGCCAGCGACATCAGCTTCGACGTCGACATCGTCTTCTCCTGGGTGGACGGCAGCTCCCCCGAATACATCGCGGCCCGCCGCGCCCAGCAAAAGGGACATGTCCTGGGTGAAGGCGACGACCATGAGGCCCGCTTCCGGCAAATCAACGAGCTGAAGTACGCGCTGCGCTCGGTCTACATGTTTGCGCCCTGGATCCGCCGCATCTTCATCGCCACGGACTCCCCCGCGCCGGCCTGGTTGGCCGACCACCCCTCCGTCACGATCGTCCGCAGCGAGGAGTTCTTCTCTGATCCCTCGGTGCTGCCCACCCACAACTCCCAGGCGGTGGAGTGCCAGCTGCACAACATCGAGGGGTTGTCCGAGCACTTCCTCTACTCCAACGACGACATGTTCTTCGGCCGCCCCGTGGGCCCGGACATGTTCTTTACCCCCGGCGGCATCACCAAGTTCATCGAGGCGGAAACCAGGATCGGCCTGGGCGAGAACGATGCCGAGCGCAGCGGATTCGAGAACGCCGCCCGCGTGAACCGCAAGCTGCTGTGGAACCGGTTCGGGCGGATCACCACCCGGCACCTTGAGCACACCGCCGCGCCCCTGCGGCGCAGCGTGGTAAGCCAGATGGAGCAAGAGTTCCCTGAGGAGTTCCGCAAGACGGCGGCCAGCCGGTTCCGGGCGGCGGACAACATCTCCGTGACCAACTCGTTCTACCACTACTACGCCCTGCTCACCGGCCTGGCCGTCACCCAGACAGCGGCCAAGGTGCGTTATGTGGACACCACCATGCGGTCCGGGCTGAAGTACCTGCCCAAGCTGCTGGGCAAGCGGAACATGGACTTCTTCTGCCTGAACGACGGCAGCTTCCCCGAGGTCAGTGCGGACGAGCGGGCCGAACTGGTGACCGATTTCCTGGAACGGTACTTCCCCATCAAGGCGCCCTGGGAAAAGTAG
- a CDS encoding D-2-hydroxyacid dehydrogenase family protein: MTHRLAILDDYQDVAHGFADFAALEAEGVAVTSYREPFASQDALVSALADTTMVIAMRERTAFPREVFERLPGLELLVTTGMANAAIDVAAAAEHGVTVCGTNGSPAAAPELTWALLLAIARHLPAEESSLRAGTWQSTVGVELAGKTLGIVGLGKIGRRVAAYGQAFGMDVVAWSQNLTAEAAKEAGARLVSKEELFTVADVATLHLRLSPRSENTVGEAELRLLGPDGILVNTSRGPLVDQEALIKALNEGWIRGAALDVFDQEPLQAGHPLLAAPNTVLSPHLGYVTQESYRQFYGGALEDITAWLAGSPIRTITA; encoded by the coding sequence ATGACGCACCGCCTGGCCATCCTCGACGACTACCAGGACGTGGCCCACGGCTTCGCCGACTTCGCGGCCCTGGAGGCGGAAGGGGTCGCCGTGACGTCCTACCGTGAGCCTTTCGCTTCCCAGGACGCCCTGGTTTCCGCGCTGGCAGACACCACCATGGTGATCGCGATGCGCGAGCGGACCGCGTTCCCGCGTGAGGTGTTTGAGAGGCTTCCGGGGCTTGAGCTGCTGGTCACCACCGGAATGGCGAACGCCGCCATCGACGTGGCAGCCGCGGCCGAGCACGGGGTGACGGTGTGCGGCACGAACGGTTCGCCCGCTGCAGCGCCGGAACTGACCTGGGCCCTGCTGCTGGCCATCGCCCGGCACCTTCCCGCGGAGGAGTCCTCCCTCCGGGCCGGAACGTGGCAGTCGACGGTCGGGGTGGAGTTGGCCGGAAAGACCCTGGGGATCGTGGGGCTGGGCAAAATCGGCCGGCGGGTGGCCGCCTACGGGCAGGCCTTCGGCATGGACGTGGTGGCGTGGAGCCAGAACCTCACGGCGGAAGCAGCCAAGGAGGCCGGGGCCCGGCTGGTTTCCAAGGAGGAGCTCTTCACGGTTGCCGATGTGGCCACCCTCCACCTGAGGCTCTCCCCACGCTCGGAGAACACGGTGGGCGAGGCAGAACTGAGGCTCCTGGGGCCTGACGGCATCCTGGTAAACACCTCCCGCGGACCGCTGGTGGACCAGGAAGCGCTGATCAAAGCGCTGAACGAGGGGTGGATCCGCGGCGCCGCCCTGGACGTCTTCGACCAGGAACCGCTGCAGGCCGGTCACCCGCTCCTGGCTGCACCCAACACCGTACTCTCCCCGCACCTGGGGTACGTCACCCAGGAAAGCTACCGGCAGTTCTACGGCGGCGCCCTTGAGGACATCACCGCCTGGCTGGCCGGCTCCCCCATCCGAACCATCACCGCCTGA
- a CDS encoding glutathione peroxidase translates to MYPIPLILNDGTRTNFGQFEGKVVLVVNVASNCGFTRQYAGLEALYGKFRDRGFEVLGVPCNQFAGQEPGTDDEIADFCERNFGVTFPLTAKTDVRGRNQHLLSGELTKFRTGLLPGMVKWNFEKFLVNREGNVVARFAPTVEPDSAAVIDAIEQELG, encoded by the coding sequence CTGTATCCGATCCCGCTGATCCTCAATGACGGGACCAGGACGAATTTTGGACAGTTCGAAGGGAAAGTAGTGCTGGTGGTCAATGTCGCCTCGAACTGCGGATTCACCCGCCAATACGCAGGCCTCGAAGCCCTCTACGGCAAGTTCCGGGACCGGGGGTTCGAAGTCCTTGGCGTTCCGTGCAACCAGTTCGCGGGTCAGGAACCCGGTACCGACGACGAAATTGCGGACTTCTGTGAACGGAATTTTGGCGTCACGTTCCCACTCACGGCCAAGACCGATGTCCGCGGCAGGAACCAGCACCTGCTCTCCGGCGAGCTCACCAAGTTCCGGACCGGCCTGCTGCCGGGGATGGTGAAGTGGAACTTCGAGAAGTTCCTGGTCAACCGCGAGGGGAATGTGGTGGCCCGGTTCGCTCCCACAGTGGAGCCGGACTCAGCAGCAGTGATCGACGCGATCGAGCAGGAGCTCGGATAA
- a CDS encoding GNAT family N-acetyltransferase: MTHTIRRATADDAGALAALAAVTFPLACPPSSSPADIAAHLANTLSEEHFKGYLADPDTTILVIDAGGQLNGYSLLVDRPATDPDVASVLKLLPSVEISKCYVHPDYHGLGAAAELMHASLQAAAGGGGAGAWLGVNSQNARAIRFYEKSGFHKVGTKSFRLGSTVEHDFVLERALP, from the coding sequence ATGACCCACACCATCCGCAGGGCAACAGCGGACGACGCCGGCGCGCTGGCTGCGCTGGCGGCCGTCACCTTTCCGCTGGCCTGCCCGCCGTCGTCGTCACCTGCCGATATTGCCGCCCACCTGGCCAACACCCTGAGCGAAGAACACTTCAAGGGGTACCTTGCGGACCCGGACACCACCATCCTGGTCATCGACGCCGGCGGGCAGCTCAACGGCTACAGCCTGCTGGTGGACCGGCCCGCCACCGATCCCGACGTGGCCTCTGTCCTGAAGTTGCTGCCGTCCGTCGAAATCAGCAAGTGCTACGTCCACCCTGACTACCACGGCCTGGGCGCGGCAGCCGAACTCATGCACGCCAGCCTGCAGGCGGCGGCAGGAGGCGGCGGCGCCGGAGCCTGGCTGGGCGTGAACAGCCAGAACGCCCGGGCCATCCGGTTCTACGAAAAGTCCGGTTTCCACAAGGTGGGCACCAAGTCCTTCCGGCTGGGCAGCACCGTTGAACATGACTTCGTCCTGGAGCGCGCCCTCCCCTGA
- a CDS encoding phosphodiesterase encodes MEHIEAEHPRPRHFLLHLSDPHLLGGPEPLYGTVDSEARLIQLFDEVKASGARPEAVIFTGDLADKGDAQAYVKLRAIVEPACKELGAQVIWAMGNHDDRANFRKGLLDQPGTDEPVDHSYFINGLRVITLDTTVPGFHHGELSAAQLEWLARQLETPAPDGTILALHHPPVPSVLDLSVLVELRDQASLAAVVRNSDVRTILAGHLHYSTTASFAGVPVSVASASCYTQDLNVPVGGTRGQDGGQAFNLVHVYEHTIVHSVVPLGSSPTVGEYVSPEETARRLEAAGVRIPETTKQLGSSKLGISVRR; translated from the coding sequence ATGGAGCACATCGAGGCCGAACATCCCCGGCCACGCCACTTCCTACTCCACCTGAGCGATCCCCACCTGTTGGGAGGTCCAGAACCCCTCTACGGAACCGTCGACAGCGAAGCCAGGCTTATCCAGCTGTTCGACGAAGTCAAAGCATCCGGCGCCAGGCCGGAAGCCGTGATTTTTACCGGCGACCTCGCCGACAAGGGCGATGCACAGGCCTACGTCAAGCTGCGCGCCATCGTCGAGCCCGCCTGCAAGGAACTCGGCGCCCAGGTCATTTGGGCCATGGGCAACCACGACGACCGTGCCAATTTCCGCAAGGGCCTGCTCGACCAACCCGGTACGGATGAACCGGTGGACCACAGCTACTTCATCAACGGGCTGCGCGTCATCACGCTGGACACCACCGTCCCGGGTTTCCACCACGGCGAACTGAGTGCCGCCCAGTTGGAGTGGCTGGCCCGGCAGCTGGAAACCCCCGCGCCGGACGGCACCATCCTGGCCCTCCACCACCCTCCGGTCCCGTCTGTCCTGGATCTTTCGGTGCTTGTGGAACTGCGGGACCAGGCATCCCTGGCGGCCGTGGTGCGCAACTCGGACGTCCGCACCATCCTGGCCGGCCACCTGCACTACTCCACCACTGCCAGCTTCGCCGGCGTGCCCGTGTCGGTCGCGTCCGCGTCCTGCTACACGCAGGACCTCAACGTTCCGGTGGGAGGCACCCGCGGACAGGACGGCGGCCAGGCGTTCAACCTGGTGCACGTCTACGAGCACACCATCGTGCACTCGGTGGTTCCGCTGGGCAGCTCGCCCACCGTGGGCGAGTACGTCTCACCCGAAGAAACGGCCCGGCGCCTGGAAGCGGCGGGCGTCCGGATCCCGGAAACCACCAAGCAGCTGGGGAGCTCCAAGCTCGGAATCAGCGTGCGACGCTAG
- a CDS encoding glycosyltransferase family 4 protein, producing the protein MRIGLVTGPWIQVPPATYGGTERVVDTLARGFAASGHEVLLAAPSDSTCPVQLVPGMRPTDYGGLGTTLSELSHVVRAYEGLKGVDIIHDHTLAGPLYLHRPGGVPLATTIHGPIHEQAADIYRAVARSGAVIAISRDQASHAPTVPVTRVIHHGMDLSAVPVGSGSGGYLCFVGRSCPDKGLVEAIAIARQADMHLKIAVKMREPEEIRYFRDVIEPMLGPNEDFVGEVDDATKYRLMGEAAAFLNPIQWSEPFGLVMIEALATGTPVVGTYIGSAPEIVKHGRTGFLGKTEELAGFVPAAAALDRAGCRKSVEDRFSAERMVAEHLELYSDLIEGRMPPGVPHGTRLHQNR; encoded by the coding sequence ATGCGGATTGGACTTGTCACAGGGCCGTGGATTCAGGTGCCACCGGCAACGTACGGCGGAACCGAGAGAGTGGTGGACACGCTGGCCAGGGGCTTCGCGGCCTCCGGGCATGAGGTGCTTTTGGCAGCACCGTCAGACAGCACCTGCCCCGTGCAGTTGGTGCCCGGGATGCGGCCCACCGACTATGGGGGGCTGGGGACCACGCTCTCCGAGCTCAGCCACGTGGTCAGGGCTTACGAGGGGCTGAAGGGCGTGGACATCATCCACGACCACACGCTTGCGGGTCCCCTCTACCTGCACCGGCCCGGCGGGGTTCCGCTGGCAACCACCATCCACGGGCCAATCCACGAACAGGCTGCGGACATCTACCGTGCCGTAGCCAGGAGTGGAGCGGTCATAGCCATCTCCAGGGACCAGGCATCCCACGCACCCACGGTTCCCGTGACCCGCGTGATTCACCATGGAATGGACCTTTCCGCCGTACCGGTTGGGTCCGGAAGCGGCGGCTACCTGTGCTTCGTGGGCCGATCATGCCCGGATAAGGGCCTGGTTGAGGCCATCGCCATCGCGCGGCAGGCCGACATGCATCTTAAGATCGCGGTCAAAATGCGGGAGCCGGAAGAAATCCGCTACTTCCGGGATGTCATTGAACCGATGCTTGGGCCCAACGAGGACTTCGTGGGCGAGGTGGACGACGCCACCAAATACCGGCTGATGGGGGAGGCGGCAGCCTTCCTGAACCCTATCCAGTGGTCGGAGCCGTTCGGCTTGGTGATGATCGAAGCCCTGGCCACCGGAACGCCCGTGGTAGGGACGTACATCGGTTCCGCCCCGGAGATCGTTAAGCACGGACGCACGGGATTCCTGGGAAAGACAGAGGAGCTGGCCGGCTTCGTTCCTGCTGCTGCAGCACTGGACAGGGCTGGGTGCCGCAAATCCGTGGAGGACAGGTTCAGTGCCGAACGGATGGTTGCCGAGCACCTGGAACTCTACAGCGACCTGATTGAAGGGAGGATGCCGCCAGGGGTTCCGCACGGTACCCGGTTGCACCAGAATCGATAG
- a CDS encoding amylo-alpha-1,6-glucosidase produces the protein MTAWNADNEATVSESGSVTVLEGSSFCISSGSGDISPDAGTNGAFYQDTRIVSRWVLRVNGSLREPLSAQRPQPFQATFVGRAKWPGGRFDSPLVVRQVRHIGPGLQDDITLENYAAEPVECDIELLVDADQADLFDVKGGRTTGADDTTRTVSEGRLVIEAGRHGQQRGSAIGARDAEVSTDGLRFRVTVPARGKWATSVIVVPLVNGEAPEEPFKEGQLPHHREGVRRHLAWEENIPRISIEDTSLQNLLNRSQSDLGALRIFDAHHPERAAVAAGAPWFMALFGRDSLLTSYMSLMVNPNLALGTLQTLAGIQGKKVDPDSEEEPGRIPHEVRLGVTAGLSLGGTAYYGTADATPLFVAVLGELSRWGLSRDKIQPLLAHADRALDWIENYGDRDGDGFVEYLRANDHGLVNQGWKDSWDGINFADGTIAEAPIALCEVQAYVYSAYLGRSLLAHWSGDPALELHWADKAAAFKEEFNKKFWLPDKGYYAVALDKDKRPVDALTSNIGHCLWTGIVDQDKAVSVMEHLMSPQMFTGWGIRTLASDMGAYNPVSYHNGSVWPHDTALVATGLMRYGFVDEAKRVALGIFDAAAHFDGRLPELFCGFDRGEFPSPVPYPTACSPQAWAAAAPVQLARILLRFDPVFTRDVVHLAPILPEVVGTFRAENVLLDSSRVTISAAGTKGSVEGLPPGLKLLTEPRPPLAYPPNGFAGSSVRHGLNQPGA, from the coding sequence ATGACAGCCTGGAACGCAGACAATGAGGCCACCGTTTCCGAGTCGGGCTCAGTCACTGTCCTGGAGGGTTCGTCCTTCTGTATTTCCTCGGGCAGTGGCGACATCAGTCCAGATGCCGGCACGAACGGAGCGTTCTACCAGGACACCCGCATCGTGTCCCGCTGGGTTCTGCGCGTCAACGGCTCGCTGCGCGAACCGCTTTCGGCCCAGCGCCCCCAACCCTTCCAGGCCACCTTCGTAGGGCGGGCAAAGTGGCCCGGCGGGAGATTCGACAGCCCGCTGGTGGTCCGGCAGGTCCGGCACATCGGCCCGGGCCTGCAGGACGACATCACGCTGGAAAATTATGCCGCCGAGCCCGTGGAATGCGACATCGAACTCCTGGTGGATGCCGACCAGGCCGACCTGTTTGACGTAAAAGGTGGACGCACCACGGGAGCGGATGACACCACCCGGACGGTGTCCGAGGGCAGGCTTGTCATCGAGGCCGGGCGCCATGGCCAGCAGCGCGGCTCCGCCATTGGGGCCCGGGACGCAGAGGTCAGCACGGACGGACTGCGCTTCCGGGTGACTGTCCCGGCCCGGGGCAAATGGGCCACCAGTGTCATTGTGGTGCCGCTGGTGAACGGTGAAGCGCCGGAAGAGCCATTCAAGGAAGGACAACTGCCGCATCACCGCGAGGGTGTGCGACGGCACCTGGCCTGGGAAGAGAACATCCCGCGGATCAGCATTGAGGACACCAGCCTCCAGAACCTGCTCAACCGAAGCCAGAGCGATCTTGGTGCCCTTCGCATCTTCGATGCCCATCACCCGGAACGGGCAGCGGTTGCTGCCGGTGCGCCATGGTTCATGGCCCTGTTCGGGCGGGATTCGCTGCTGACCTCCTACATGAGCCTGATGGTCAATCCCAACCTTGCCCTGGGCACCCTGCAGACCCTGGCCGGAATCCAGGGGAAGAAGGTGGACCCGGATTCGGAGGAAGAACCGGGGCGCATTCCCCATGAGGTTCGGCTCGGCGTGACGGCGGGCCTTTCCCTCGGCGGCACGGCGTACTACGGCACGGCGGATGCGACACCGCTTTTTGTAGCGGTCCTCGGTGAGCTGAGCCGTTGGGGGCTGTCCCGGGACAAGATCCAGCCGCTGCTGGCCCACGCCGACCGTGCACTGGACTGGATCGAAAATTACGGCGACCGGGACGGTGATGGATTCGTCGAATACCTCCGCGCCAATGACCATGGCCTGGTCAACCAGGGCTGGAAGGACTCCTGGGACGGCATCAACTTCGCCGACGGCACCATCGCCGAAGCCCCGATCGCCCTGTGCGAAGTCCAGGCCTATGTGTACTCCGCCTACCTGGGCAGGTCACTGCTGGCCCATTGGAGCGGCGACCCGGCCCTGGAACTGCACTGGGCCGACAAGGCAGCGGCGTTCAAGGAGGAGTTCAACAAGAAGTTCTGGCTGCCGGACAAGGGCTATTATGCGGTGGCGCTGGACAAGGACAAGCGGCCGGTCGACGCCCTGACCTCCAACATCGGCCATTGCCTGTGGACCGGCATCGTGGACCAGGACAAAGCGGTGTCCGTGATGGAGCATCTGATGTCCCCACAGATGTTCACCGGATGGGGCATCCGTACGCTGGCCTCGGACATGGGCGCCTATAACCCCGTCAGCTACCACAACGGCTCCGTGTGGCCGCACGATACGGCGCTGGTAGCCACGGGCCTGATGCGCTACGGGTTCGTGGACGAGGCCAAGCGGGTGGCCCTGGGAATCTTCGACGCTGCCGCGCACTTCGACGGTCGGCTGCCGGAACTGTTCTGCGGTTTCGACCGCGGAGAGTTTCCCAGCCCGGTGCCTTATCCCACGGCATGCTCACCTCAAGCGTGGGCTGCCGCGGCGCCCGTGCAACTCGCCCGCATCCTGCTCCGGTTCGACCCCGTCTTCACCCGGGACGTGGTGCACCTGGCACCCATCCTGCCTGAGGTGGTGGGCACCTTCCGGGCGGAGAACGTCCTGCTCGACTCCAGCCGGGTCACCATCAGCGCAGCCGGAACCAAAGGCAGTGTCGAGGGCCTTCCGCCGGGGCTCAAGCTCCTGACCGAGCCCCGGCCCCCGCTGGCCTACCCGCCGAACGGTTTTGCCGGGAGTTCCGTGCGGCACGGACTCAACCAGCCCGGCGCCTGA
- a CDS encoding DsbA family oxidoreductase, whose amino-acid sequence MKIEIWSDVACPWCFIGKRRFEAALAAFPHRDAVDVVWRSYQLDPTLPEHYDGTELEYLSSRKGMPAQQVSQMFEHVAQQAKGEGLDYRFDKVVVANSFTAHRLIHLAAAHGKQDAAKERLLSDHFEHGKDIGSREYLSALGKDLGLPAAEVDELFTTDKYSDEVRFDFQEARGLGISGVPFFVIDRKFGLSGAQPTETFTAALDQAWQEANPLVLVNSTDAEACGPDGCAI is encoded by the coding sequence ATGAAGATTGAGATCTGGTCCGACGTCGCCTGCCCGTGGTGCTTCATCGGCAAGCGCCGGTTCGAGGCTGCCCTGGCCGCATTTCCCCACCGCGATGCCGTTGACGTGGTGTGGCGCAGCTACCAGCTGGATCCCACGCTTCCGGAACACTACGACGGCACCGAACTGGAGTACCTGAGCAGCCGCAAGGGCATGCCGGCCCAGCAGGTTTCCCAAATGTTCGAGCACGTGGCCCAGCAGGCAAAGGGCGAAGGCCTGGACTACCGGTTCGACAAAGTGGTGGTGGCGAACAGCTTCACCGCCCACCGGCTGATCCACCTGGCCGCGGCACACGGCAAACAGGATGCGGCGAAGGAACGCCTGCTCAGCGACCACTTCGAGCACGGCAAGGACATCGGCAGCCGGGAGTACCTGTCCGCCCTCGGCAAGGACCTGGGGCTGCCGGCCGCCGAGGTGGATGAGCTGTTCACCACGGACAAGTACTCGGACGAGGTACGGTTCGACTTCCAGGAAGCCCGGGGCCTGGGCATCAGCGGTGTCCCGTTCTTTGTGATCGACCGCAAGTTCGGGCTGTCCGGAGCCCAGCCCACGGAGACGTTCACCGCAGCCCTGGACCAGGCCTGGCAGGAAGCCAACCCACTGGTCCTGGTCAATTCCACTGACGCCGAAGCCTGCGGTCCTGACGGTTGCGCCATCTAG